In Bacteroidota bacterium, a genomic segment contains:
- a CDS encoding cation diffusion facilitator family transporter — protein sequence MSNRNRQIIRASWVGVWGNALLSVLKISVGLIAGSLAVVGDGIDSAGDIIASVITLLTARLMSRPPNMKFPYGYEKADALASKVLSFIMFFAGAQLGISAVSGLIRGVEREMPAMFAIYATLISIAGKLLLSWHQHRAGKKLDSPMLVANGRNMQNDVIISGAVLAGLFFTFFLKLPVIDSITAILVSLWIMYAAYGIFMKTNPELLDGVHDEKIYDDVFRVISSIKGVYNPHRARIRKVGNQFVIAIDIEVDGNKTVHEAHDIARQVEDALKSSIANVYDILVHVEPYGNIEKDEKYGVSGKDIHGIS from the coding sequence ATGTCAAACCGTAACCGTCAGATCATAAGGGCATCCTGGGTAGGGGTGTGGGGTAATGCCCTGCTGTCGGTATTAAAGATATCTGTAGGTTTGATCGCCGGCAGCCTTGCTGTTGTCGGGGATGGAATTGATTCAGCAGGTGATATTATCGCATCCGTTATCACCCTGCTTACTGCACGGCTGATGTCGCGCCCACCCAATATGAAGTTCCCGTATGGTTACGAAAAAGCCGATGCTCTCGCTTCCAAAGTGCTTTCGTTTATCATGTTCTTTGCCGGTGCGCAGTTGGGGATATCTGCGGTGAGTGGCCTTATCCGCGGTGTGGAAAGGGAGATGCCCGCAATGTTCGCAATCTATGCGACCCTGATCTCAATAGCAGGAAAACTGTTGCTCTCCTGGCATCAGCACAGAGCAGGCAAAAAACTCGACAGCCCCATGCTCGTTGCCAACGGCAGAAATATGCAAAATGATGTAATCATCTCCGGGGCTGTTCTTGCAGGCTTGTTTTTTACCTTTTTTCTGAAACTTCCTGTTATCGATTCCATAACTGCCATCCTGGTCAGCCTCTGGATCATGTATGCTGCCTATGGCATTTTCATGAAAACCAATCCTGAACTTCTCGACGGAGTGCACGATGAAAAAATCTACGACGATGTTTTCAGGGTGATATCCTCCATCAAAGGAGTATATAATCCGCACCGGGCCAGGATTCGCAAAGTGGGGAACCAGTTCGTCATCGCCATCGATATCGAGGTCGATGGCAATAAAACCGTACACGAAGCCCACGATATTGCCCGCCAGGTTGAAGATGCTCTTAAGTCTTCCATTGCTAATGTGTACGACATCCTTGTCCACGTCGAACCCTATGGCAATATTGAGAAAGACGAGAAATACGGTGTCTCGGGAAAGGATATCCACGGGATATCCTGA
- a CDS encoding LamG domain-containing protein, which translates to MKTKILLSIVLLWILGINSMAQNNLLDFAGDNDYISITGLSSNGFSGITIEAWVYPHSFNDPVPDARISNVAGHNDASSLLRIGDSHPGELEDNDIPQFVVTTGSGNKKCTGTTQMLVNKWYHIAGTYDGSNLRIYVNGILEKTVAHTGNITNGMSTMEIGGSGTERYFDGLMDEVRIWNDARTQDEIRQNMYREIISPGSDLVAYYKLNETTGTTAIDTKGSFNGTLTNMSGNEWQTSPALFGPKQCLGFDGTDDYVALESALNITGTNISIEAWIYPTDFKDEYFKNTIIGNDYWGGANSEGYVFRFGGAGGDLDFTMSYSGGYNWAVTIATGVLTLNTWQHVAATYDGSDVRLYVNGVEVYSSSHSTSILSSSQNPRIGDSPGEPGGRLMNGSIDELRIWNDVRTPLELRENMCRMLDVTQESNLAAYYTFDNVTGTSLQDISGNDIDGTWQGSGGGSYTIPSWTASSAFNTWLNTTNSNWRTTSNWSLGSYPTTGHNTGVYYYGGASVQPSYDWNIECRNLVIGASADITFSNPLDVDENFLVNSDFDIPDNCGMRVDKAVITSGKTLTVRPGGMIDIYSGIVNEGTFLLESTSSGTGSVVADGTYSGSGSYEIQRYIAQWTDANHGWHFLSSPVSAQAIQPGFVSDPPTVNEDFYSWDEPTNYWINTKAGDGSWNSSFESTFTVGKGYLVAYGSDQTKSFSGTWNNSNVSITNLTHTLTSENRGWHLLGNPFPCGVIWTWDIEWDLNWQQQNIGSTAKIWQESSASYTDIDNGEMIPPMQGFMVYVAENQTGSLIIPKALRSHETDVWYKSTGVNTLKLTVHDVEYHTTQETVIRFIPEASQSYDIAYDCWYLPGYAPQFYTQTEGKAVSTNGLPELSESIQIPLYFIKNEGTQFYIRIEGTDDLDPDLPVFLTDLQTQTTHNLTNEPIYSFTATEGDDPGRFLLHFSTVGIGEKQFTGSVINILAWNGGNTLHISNPEQLTGQFAVFDMTCKPVLSGILDGESEQSYSHNLPGGLYVVCFRASEGVVSRKVLVTY; encoded by the coding sequence ATGAAGACTAAAATATTATTGTCAATTGTTTTGCTTTGGATTTTAGGGATTAATTCCATGGCACAGAACAACTTACTCGACTTTGCCGGCGATAATGATTATATAAGCATTACAGGCTTAAGTTCCAATGGATTTTCAGGAATCACAATAGAAGCCTGGGTTTATCCGCATTCATTCAATGATCCGGTTCCGGATGCCAGGATATCAAATGTTGCCGGGCACAACGATGCTTCATCCTTACTCAGGATTGGGGATAGCCATCCTGGCGAACTGGAAGACAATGATATTCCCCAATTTGTAGTTACGACAGGCTCCGGAAATAAAAAATGCACCGGCACAACTCAAATGCTAGTAAACAAATGGTATCACATTGCAGGTACCTATGATGGATCGAATCTGAGAATATATGTGAATGGTATCCTGGAGAAAACCGTTGCCCATACCGGGAATATTACCAATGGTATGAGTACTATGGAAATTGGTGGATCGGGCACCGAAAGATATTTTGACGGATTGATGGATGAAGTAAGGATATGGAACGATGCCAGGACCCAGGATGAGATCCGGCAGAACATGTACCGGGAGATCATCAGTCCGGGTTCGGATCTTGTCGCTTACTATAAGCTTAACGAGACCACCGGAACTACTGCAATTGACACGAAAGGGAGTTTTAATGGTACCCTCACAAATATGAGCGGTAATGAATGGCAGACATCCCCGGCACTTTTCGGGCCAAAGCAGTGCCTGGGTTTTGATGGGACTGACGACTACGTAGCATTAGAAAGTGCATTAAATATTACCGGTACCAATATTTCAATTGAAGCCTGGATATACCCGACTGATTTCAAGGATGAATATTTTAAGAACACGATCATCGGAAATGATTATTGGGGGGGAGCGAACAGTGAGGGTTATGTATTCCGGTTTGGAGGGGCTGGAGGTGACCTTGATTTTACGATGTCGTATTCAGGGGGTTATAACTGGGCAGTCACTATTGCCACCGGGGTATTGACGTTGAATACCTGGCAGCATGTCGCAGCTACTTACGACGGATCTGATGTCCGGCTTTATGTTAACGGTGTTGAAGTGTATTCCTCGAGCCATTCGACATCGATCTTGTCCTCTTCACAAAATCCAAGGATCGGGGATTCACCCGGTGAACCGGGTGGCCGTCTGATGAATGGTTCCATTGATGAACTCAGGATATGGAATGATGTAAGAACACCATTGGAGCTTCGTGAAAATATGTGCCGGATGCTCGATGTAACCCAGGAAAGCAACCTGGCTGCTTATTATACATTTGATAATGTTACCGGGACAAGCCTGCAGGATATCTCGGGTAATGATATTGACGGCACCTGGCAGGGAAGTGGTGGAGGTTCTTATACCATTCCATCCTGGACAGCTTCTTCCGCCTTCAACACCTGGTTGAATACAACCAACAGCAACTGGCGTACCACCTCCAACTGGAGCCTCGGATCATACCCCACAACCGGCCATAACACCGGGGTTTATTATTACGGGGGGGCCTCGGTACAACCATCCTATGACTGGAACATCGAATGCCGGAACCTGGTGATAGGCGCCAGTGCGGATATTACCTTTTCCAATCCATTGGATGTGGATGAAAACTTTCTGGTAAACTCAGATTTTGATATACCCGACAATTGTGGAATGCGTGTTGATAAGGCGGTTATTACCTCAGGAAAAACTTTAACGGTCAGGCCGGGAGGGATGATCGACATATACAGTGGTATTGTCAATGAGGGAACTTTCCTTCTGGAAAGTACATCATCAGGAACAGGTTCCGTTGTTGCTGACGGTACGTATTCAGGATCCGGAAGTTATGAAATTCAGCGCTATATTGCACAATGGACCGATGCTAATCATGGCTGGCATTTTCTTTCTTCTCCCGTTTCAGCTCAGGCCATTCAGCCGGGTTTTGTATCCGATCCCCCCACAGTAAATGAGGACTTTTACAGTTGGGATGAACCCACGAATTACTGGATCAACACCAAGGCCGGAGATGGAAGCTGGAACAGCAGTTTTGAAAGCACCTTCACGGTGGGAAAGGGATATCTGGTGGCTTACGGATCAGATCAGACCAAGTCATTCAGCGGAACCTGGAATAATTCCAATGTAAGCATCACTAACCTCACACACACCCTTACTTCGGAGAACAGAGGGTGGCATTTGCTGGGAAATCCATTTCCGTGTGGTGTTATTTGGACATGGGACATTGAATGGGATCTCAATTGGCAGCAGCAGAATATAGGCAGCACGGCAAAGATCTGGCAGGAAAGCAGCGCTTCCTATACGGATATAGATAATGGAGAGATGATCCCGCCAATGCAAGGGTTTATGGTGTATGTGGCAGAAAACCAGACAGGAAGCCTGATCATCCCGAAGGCATTAAGAAGTCATGAAACGGATGTTTGGTATAAATCAACAGGAGTCAACACGTTAAAGCTTACGGTTCATGATGTTGAGTACCATACTACCCAGGAAACGGTGATCCGTTTTATACCTGAAGCAAGCCAGAGTTATGATATTGCTTATGATTGCTGGTATCTGCCGGGGTATGCACCTCAGTTTTATACGCAAACCGAAGGGAAGGCAGTATCGACCAACGGTCTGCCGGAGCTTAGTGAAAGCATACAGATTCCCTTATATTTTATAAAAAATGAGGGAACACAATTTTACATCCGGATTGAAGGAACGGATGATCTTGATCCTGATCTTCCGGTTTTCTTAACCGACCTCCAAACCCAGACTACCCATAACCTGACCAATGAACCCATTTACAGCTTTACCGCAACCGAAGGCGATGATCCCGGGCGCTTCCTGCTGCATTTCAGCACGGTGGGGATCGGAGAAAAACAGTTTACCGGTTCGGTTATAAATATTTTAGCCTGGAACGGTGGTAATACGTTGCATATAAGCAATCCTGAACAGCTTACCGGGCAGTTTGCCGTATTCGATATGACCTGCAAACCTGTGTTATCGGGCATTTTGGATGGAGAATCTGAACAAAGCTATTCCCATAACCTTCCCGGAGGCTTGTATGTGGTGTGTTTCCGGGCAAGCGAGGGAGTTGTGAGCCGTAAGGTGTTGGTGACGTATTAG
- a CDS encoding T9SS type A sorting domain-containing protein — protein sequence MKAKVFLLILLFIGLNTHLMAQNNALDFDGANDYVEVADDDVFDFTSFTIEAWIYPDDLTAPHTIMGKSNVEWLPASTAFDLETSGTLLYGSVWDASGIQKYIQAGTLTTGLWQHVAMTWTSGGSIILYINGKNVGSQPSTFSGTIANAGSFKIGVYPWVSQYYWNGKIDEVRVWDFVKTEEQIQAGMYQEFTGSESGLVAYYNFNESSGTSLDDVTSNNLNGTLTNMNGNEWSASPAFFGPKYCLDFNGSSHYGTIPANASLQNSNFTVEFWMQMDGTTSTFNGIIDNGRDVSSNWFFLTIANSLAIIFGIGNGSGIAEIWLGVNDNNWHHIAGVYNGTTAYLYFDGVLSGSTNVSLSILSRNIIIAKRDGYEQYFNGKLDELRIWSDVRTEEEIRDNMCKTLEGDEAGLVAYYTFDNYSGSALQDLTSNTNDATLTNSPAWTTSTAFNTWLNTSSSNWSTAANWSRESVPTSTDNVGVHNQSGSDPTIGAAIACNHLVVGSGVDLTFNYSGSHTIHGSVFNIGHTNIYPGNKLTITKSLYMLPLSSLDLEPGGQLSIGHNLYNNILSSPGDFTLESDATGTGSLILTGTVDGSIKAERFLTHDRWHYISDPVNTSGNFDALNLGLGTPGSSSNQFYRWEESYTSGSYTGYWIDILNGADGSGTNTLMDEEGFTDCKGYAVNYVTTDKTITLSGPLHTSNQSINLTKTGGSFEGANLVGNPFSSTIAINTGADATNNFLTQNTAALNDSYEAIYLWDESAGWDGKSNADYDAVANADAAFYASPGQGFMVMAASNGATLNFNTSIRKHGTSAYYKNETESDHPGLRLYASTGEQYNKTEILLVSGMTPGLDPSYDVGKMKGNPELALYTRLIEDNGVDFAIQALPPENIESIVVNVGIDVPEARQIEFAAETMQLESIPLFLEDRQTNTFTNLKNERYTTWVDESGTGRFFLHFKDITGIEDAVMMHPLQVFHYNDIIYILNPDGERGEASVTDISGRELLRFTLTGSHNQQETLGLPSGIYFVSIHMTEKMQVHRVLIN from the coding sequence ATGAAAGCCAAAGTCTTTTTATTGATTCTATTGTTTATTGGTTTGAACACCCATTTGATGGCGCAGAACAACGCGTTGGATTTTGATGGGGCAAATGATTACGTGGAGGTTGCAGATGATGATGTTTTTGATTTCACTTCATTTACAATTGAAGCCTGGATCTACCCTGATGATTTAACCGCACCGCACACCATTATGGGAAAATCAAATGTAGAATGGCTGCCGGCTTCAACCGCTTTCGACCTTGAAACATCGGGTACATTATTATATGGGTCAGTCTGGGATGCAAGCGGTATACAAAAATATATACAGGCAGGAACCCTGACAACCGGATTATGGCAGCATGTGGCCATGACCTGGACCAGTGGAGGTAGTATTATCCTATATATAAACGGTAAAAATGTCGGATCACAGCCTTCAACATTTTCAGGTACCATTGCAAATGCAGGGTCTTTTAAAATAGGTGTTTACCCTTGGGTATCACAATATTACTGGAATGGTAAGATCGATGAGGTACGGGTTTGGGATTTTGTAAAAACGGAGGAACAAATTCAGGCAGGAATGTACCAGGAATTTACCGGTTCAGAGAGCGGCCTGGTTGCATATTATAACTTTAATGAATCCAGCGGAACCTCACTGGATGATGTTACTTCCAACAATCTTAATGGTACATTAACAAACATGAATGGCAATGAGTGGTCAGCTTCCCCGGCTTTTTTCGGACCGAAATACTGCCTGGATTTTAACGGATCATCACATTACGGAACCATTCCGGCAAATGCTTCTCTTCAAAATTCAAATTTTACTGTTGAGTTTTGGATGCAGATGGATGGAACAACATCAACTTTTAACGGAATTATAGATAATGGAAGAGATGTTTCTAGTAATTGGTTTTTTTTAACAATTGCAAATAGTCTTGCGATAATTTTCGGTATTGGAAATGGGAGTGGTATAGCAGAAATATGGCTTGGAGTGAATGATAACAACTGGCACCATATAGCTGGCGTCTATAATGGCACAACCGCTTATCTTTATTTTGATGGAGTTCTGAGCGGTTCTACCAATGTTAGTTTAAGTATTTTATCCAGGAATATAATTATTGCGAAACGAGATGGATATGAACAATATTTCAATGGAAAGCTTGACGAACTTCGTATTTGGTCGGATGTCCGCACAGAAGAAGAGATCCGGGATAACATGTGTAAAACTCTGGAAGGCGATGAAGCAGGGCTGGTTGCTTATTATACCTTTGACAATTACTCAGGAAGTGCTTTACAGGATTTGACTAGCAACACAAATGATGCGACATTGACGAATAGCCCCGCCTGGACCACCTCCACCGCCTTCAACACCTGGCTCAACACCTCATCCAGCAATTGGAGCACAGCCGCAAACTGGAGCCGGGAGAGTGTACCAACTTCAACAGATAACGTGGGTGTGCATAATCAAAGCGGGAGTGATCCGACCATTGGTGCAGCCATTGCATGTAATCACCTGGTGGTAGGAAGCGGAGTTGACCTCACCTTTAATTATTCGGGTTCACATACCATTCATGGTTCGGTATTTAATATAGGCCATACGAATATTTATCCGGGGAACAAACTTACCATAACAAAGTCGTTGTATATGCTCCCGCTCTCTTCCCTTGATCTGGAACCCGGTGGCCAGTTGTCTATCGGACATAACCTTTATAATAATATCCTGAGCAGCCCAGGTGATTTTACCCTTGAATCGGATGCTACAGGCACGGGATCACTGATCTTAACCGGGACAGTCGACGGAAGTATTAAAGCTGAGCGCTTTCTTACCCACGACAGATGGCATTATATTTCAGATCCTGTGAATACCAGCGGAAATTTTGATGCATTAAATCTTGGGCTGGGGACACCCGGAAGTTCATCCAACCAATTCTACCGCTGGGAAGAGAGCTATACATCAGGTTCTTATACCGGTTACTGGATAGATATTCTGAATGGGGCGGATGGCAGCGGAACCAATACGTTAATGGACGAAGAAGGTTTTACGGATTGCAAAGGATATGCAGTAAATTATGTGACTACAGATAAAACCATTACCTTATCCGGTCCCCTCCATACTTCCAATCAGAGCATTAATCTCACCAAAACCGGAGGTTCATTTGAGGGTGCCAATCTTGTTGGTAATCCTTTCAGCTCAACGATTGCCATTAACACCGGAGCAGATGCTACCAATAATTTCCTGACACAAAATACTGCTGCATTGAATGATTCATATGAAGCCATTTACCTTTGGGATGAAAGCGCCGGCTGGGACGGGAAAAGCAATGCCGATTACGATGCGGTTGCAAACGCTGATGCTGCATTCTACGCCTCACCCGGCCAGGGTTTTATGGTTATGGCCGCCAGTAACGGGGCAACACTGAATTTCAATACGAGCATACGTAAACACGGTACATCCGCCTATTATAAAAATGAAACTGAAAGCGATCACCCGGGCTTGCGATTATATGCAAGTACCGGAGAACAATATAACAAAACTGAGATTTTATTAGTTTCAGGTATGACGCCCGGCCTGGATCCATCCTACGATGTCGGAAAAATGAAGGGAAATCCTGAACTCGCTCTCTATACCCGGCTTATCGAAGACAATGGTGTTGATTTTGCCATACAGGCCCTGCCCCCGGAAAACATAGAATCCATAGTTGTCAATGTTGGTATAGATGTTCCGGAGGCCCGGCAGATTGAGTTTGCAGCCGAGACAATGCAATTGGAAAGCATCCCCCTCTTCCTTGAAGACCGCCAGACAAACACCTTCACCAACCTGAAAAATGAGCGTTACACCACCTGGGTGGATGAAAGCGGAACGGGCCGTTTCTTCCTGCATTTTAAGGATATAACCGGGATAGAAGACGCGGTAATGATGCATCCTTTGCAGGTATTTCATTACAATGACATCATCTATATCCTGAATCCGGATGGTGAAAGGGGAGAGGCTTCTGTGACGGATATTTCAGGAAGGGAGTTGCTGAGGTTCACATTGACCGGAAGTCACAATCAGCAGGAAACGCTTGGTTTGCCTTCGGGGATTTATTTTGTTAGCATCCATATGACTGAAAAGATGCAGGTTCATAGAGTATTAATAAATTAG
- a CDS encoding helix-turn-helix domain-containing protein, which translates to MLKRLLHLLTLLLFAGIQTITSQNNTDERLFSQLDSLEGEEFRKSVAIVLDSISRIPDYQSKKAYVNSIFTITAQKDEIAHIQSLVHTARLTGSSSKKLFDKAYQIAFKHNRIDDMCLVEHARGLHYIAEKKFDSAMIHILRYRDMTPEDTKGEGYRNIINLLGDIYYYAGLYNQARDIYFNLYTQYKTDNIWNFYRPYVMMNNLGQIALYSGDMSEAKKWFIQSLERADQYLHTSYRNNTMAYTRIKLAETELESGNLDSARMLLDEVDKYPETTLHEDVFQEYLFCKTKMLLAQGKANEAFNTAHLLKPSDSVSFNQYRFIPDIYLLLSDIYLQQNDSALAFTHLQKYQKISDSLHKSENIAQSMIILANRNHELTRNELKSTKQRNRTLYGGLVVLLTVLLIVLFQYRSLYRSKLKLVRKSMENIGGFDLPELKKEAEQLQNHTNETDLQEQRKLINRLREYMESQKPYLDPGLNIQETAKQLTTNRTYLSRAINTQLGTTFPNFINNYRIQEAIRLITTGFTKNHTQEALAKRSGFASRTVFTSAFKKITGVVPSFFIAKYKDVEREG; encoded by the coding sequence ATGCTTAAAAGATTGTTGCACCTGTTAACCTTACTGCTTTTTGCTGGCATTCAAACGATTACATCTCAGAACAACACAGATGAAAGGCTATTCAGCCAACTTGATTCCCTGGAAGGGGAAGAGTTCAGGAAGAGTGTTGCTATTGTTCTTGACTCCATTTCCAGAATACCCGATTATCAATCTAAAAAAGCATACGTTAATTCTATCTTTACTATAACAGCTCAAAAGGATGAAATTGCACATATCCAGTCGTTGGTGCATACCGCCAGACTTACCGGCTCTTCCTCCAAAAAGCTTTTTGACAAGGCCTATCAAATTGCTTTCAAGCATAATCGTATCGACGATATGTGCCTTGTAGAACATGCCAGGGGATTGCATTATATAGCAGAAAAAAAGTTCGACTCCGCTATGATCCATATTCTCAGGTACCGGGATATGACCCCGGAAGATACTAAAGGCGAAGGCTACAGAAATATCATTAACCTCCTGGGAGATATTTATTACTATGCCGGATTGTATAACCAGGCAAGGGATATTTATTTTAACTTATACACACAATATAAAACAGATAATATCTGGAACTTCTACAGGCCATACGTTATGATGAACAATCTCGGACAAATTGCCCTGTACTCCGGCGATATGTCTGAAGCAAAAAAATGGTTTATCCAATCGCTTGAACGGGCAGACCAATATCTGCATACTTCCTACCGCAATAATACAATGGCCTATACGAGAATCAAACTTGCCGAAACAGAACTGGAATCGGGGAATCTGGACAGTGCCCGGATGCTGCTTGACGAAGTTGACAAATATCCTGAAACTACCCTTCATGAAGATGTTTTTCAGGAATATCTTTTCTGCAAAACAAAAATGCTGCTTGCTCAGGGAAAAGCAAACGAAGCCTTTAACACAGCCCATCTGCTGAAACCATCCGACTCTGTGTCATTTAACCAATATCGTTTTATTCCTGACATATATCTGCTGCTTTCGGATATTTACCTCCAGCAAAATGATTCTGCTTTGGCCTTTACGCATCTGCAGAAATATCAGAAAATCTCCGACTCCCTGCATAAAAGCGAAAACATCGCACAGTCAATGATTATCCTTGCCAACCGGAACCATGAACTTACCCGGAACGAACTGAAGTCAACAAAACAACGAAACCGGACACTCTACGGTGGACTGGTGGTTCTTTTAACCGTACTTCTCATTGTACTGTTCCAATACAGAAGCTTGTACCGGTCCAAACTTAAACTGGTCAGAAAATCGATGGAGAATATTGGTGGTTTTGATTTACCTGAATTGAAAAAGGAAGCAGAACAATTACAAAACCATACAAATGAAACTGATTTACAAGAACAAAGAAAACTAATCAATAGGTTACGGGAATACATGGAATCCCAAAAACCATATTTGGATCCCGGGCTTAATATCCAGGAAACGGCAAAACAATTAACCACCAACCGGACTTACTTATCACGAGCCATCAATACTCAACTGGGAACAACTTTTCCTAACTTCATCAACAACTACCGTATCCAGGAAGCCATCCGTCTCATCACGACCGGGTTTACCAAAAACCACACTCAGGAAGCACTCGCCAAAAGATCGGGCTTTGCCAGCCGCACAGTCTTTACCTCCGCCTTTAAAAAAATCACCGGAGTAGTACCCTCGTTCTTTATTGCAAAGTATAAAGATGTTGAGAGGGAAGGGTGA